From a single Miscanthus floridulus cultivar M001 chromosome 8, ASM1932011v1, whole genome shotgun sequence genomic region:
- the LOC136476522 gene encoding zinc finger CCCH domain-containing protein 55-like — MTSETRKQRSKWDTKEGSHEVVEISEDESPDKTVVHRKGGDLHTKPDTSMHHGGAGHEKEQADGFNKDMKEIQPKASSERSQPLRMADERDNNEWSKAAGNQGTNRYADDRRRGDGWGTAPSCGYSSTRAPSDPDAWRQRSRSLSPRGVWNRSRRNRSRSRSRSRSRNRSRSRSRSIGRGRGRSRSPYFADRGSEWRVERGRTSGGPVRPCRDFMSGRCRRGSNCRFLHEDGEHRPFEDHYPADPRERYGYQSKEFMDTREPNDYLRSRQSRDRHDDGPWERSEPRRDYRYPAPCINFAKGKCIRGASCLFAHGDSASHGRWRDEARESAHDRVGPDSSYGNRTEHRRVNKNPCKFFAEGRCRRGENCPYLHEEAPQSQIGVSAPDEALNYSDGHAARGNYSNWGEQNNAVRATSQILSRDDRENPISQSIGRNDSRNDYENRHSKDAGKNQYQIIPQEDFGSQGQKKHEVAISQQPQLLTPVQTTAHSMHNEKASEMGSQNAPSSIGDLSMQSGVHSANIIAEQNLGQILQRHDAIPHIPGQPTLPVTTQLQNVTSSFPSNSHVQQNNFPVHQNRQEQFVVPQASANNSTPSMQGQPVASHMGHGQHGGYGLEPQALPNLSAHNGHNFNVASQVPPNIPTAVHAGQTQATIDMPRLGQDSGPQSIHNVEIQPMSPHVQSQSLQGLPVVPTSSSADMTGVPVSHNAVKSEEVSRVTASLAQYFGNTTFGAGTVGLQSSQPNINASLMATSSAVPPAVQPNQWHWAQQQTGIVQPGLPVPPQQQQQQAPQSFQTPIAVGSSNGNSMLLPNAGAPVGPAAAASVVKETVPPESKKGEKKNSDAEAHEDGDNNKKSKDSKQLKMFKVALADFVKEALKPTWKDGQMSREVHKTIVKKVVDKVTSTVENTPPTKEKIDIYMTYSKEKLNKLVQAYVGKYAKS, encoded by the exons ATGACTAGTGAAACTAGGAAACAGCGTTCCAAGTGGGACACGAAAGAAGGATCTCATGAAGTAGTTGAGATCAGTGAAGATGAGTCTCCTGATAAGACAGTTGTTCACCGTAAAGGTGGCGATTTACACACAAAACCTGACACATCCATGCACCACGGAGGTGCTGGACATGAGAAGGAACAGGCTGATGGGTTCAATAAAGATATGAAGGAAATACAACCTAAGGCATCCTCTGAAAGATCACAGCCTCTTAGAATGGCTGATGAGCGTGATAATAATGAGTGGAGCAAGGCAGCTGGTAACCAAGGCACGAACAGATATGCAGATGACAGAAGACGTGGTGATGGATGGGGTACAGCTCCTAGTTGTGGTTATTCTTCTACTAGGGCACCTTCTGATCCAGATGCATGGAGGCAGCGCAGCCGAAGTCTATCTCCAAGAGGTGTTTGGAACAGATCACGCAG GAACAGGAGTCGTTCcagaagcagaagcagaagcagaaACAGAAGTAGGAGCAGAAGCAGGAGTATAGGGCGAGGCAGAGGCAGGAGCAGAAGTCCATATTTTGCTGACCGTGGATCTGAGTGGAGGGTTGAGAGAGGCAGAACATCTGGAGGACCTGTTCGGCCCTGTAGGGATTTTATGTCTGGTAGGTGCAGAAGAGGCTCAAATTGCAGGTTCCTTCATGAAGATGGTGAGCACAGGCCATTTGAAGACCATTATCCTGCCGACCCAAGGGAAAGGTATGGGTATCAGAGCAAGGAGTTTATGGATACAAGAGAACCAAATGACTATCTGCGGAGTAGGCAATCTCGAGATCGTCATGATGATGGGCCTTGGGAAAGATCTGAACCTCGAAGGGATTATCGGTATCCTGCACCATGCATTAATTTTGCCAAAGGGAAATGCATCAGAGGTGCTAGTTGCCTATTTGCGCATGGTGATTCTGCTTCTCATGGTAGATGGAGAGATGAGGCTAGGGAAAGTGCCCATGATAGAGTTGGCCCTGATTCATCCTATGGGAATAGGACTGAGCACCGTAGGGTAAATAAAAACCCTTGTAAGTTTTTTGCTGAAGGTCGTTGTCGCCGTGGTGAAAATTGTCCATATCTCCATGAGGAAGCTCCCCAGAGTCAGATAGGAGTGAGTGCACCTGATGAGGCTTTGAATTACAGTGATGGGCATGCAGCAAGAGGAAACTATTCAAACTGGGGTGAACAAAATAATGCTGTGCGTGCAACCTCTCAGATTTTATCCAGGGATGACAGGGAAAATCCTATTTCTCAGAGTATTGGCAGAAATGATTCTCGCAATGATTATGAAAATCGGCATTCAAAAGATGCTGGAAAGAACCAGTACCAAATTATTCCTCAGGAAGATTTTGGTTCACAAGGGCAAAAGAAACATGAAGTTGCTATTTCACAACAGCCACAGTTATTGACTCCTGTCCAGACTACTGCGCATAGCATGCATAATGAGAAGGCATCTGAAATGGGCAGTCAGAATGCTCCTTCAAGCATTGGAGATTTGAGCATGCAATCAGGGGTGCATAGTGCTAATATTATAGCAGAGCAAAACCTGGGTCAAATACTTCAGAGGCATGATGCAATTCCTCATATTCCTGGGCAACCAACTCTTCCGGTCACCACACAATTGCAGAATGTTACATCCTCATTCCCTTCAAATAGCCACGTGCAACAAAATAACTTTCCTGTACATCAAAACAGGCAAGAGCAGTTTGTAGTTCCACAGGCATCTGCAAATAATTCAACTCCCAGCATGCAGGGCCAGCCAGTTGCTTCTCATATGGGGCACGGCCAACATGGCGGCTATGGTCTAGAGCCACAGGCATTGCCAAATCTCTCCGCACATAATGGGCATAATTTCAATGTTGCCAGCCAAGTTCCACCAAATATTCCAACAGCTGTGCATGCTGGGCAGACTCAGGCGACAATTGACATGCCAAGGTTGGGTCAAGACAGTGGTCCTCAAAGCATACACAACGTGGAGATCCAGCCAATGTCTCCACATGTGCAAAGTCAATCCTTGCAGGGGTTACCCGTTGTGCCAACTTCCAGTTCAGCTGATATGACTGGAGTTCCTGTTTCTCACAATGCTGTGAAAAGCGAAGAAGTTAGCCGAGTTACTGCATCCTTGGCACAATACTTTGGAAATACCACTTTTGGCGCTGGCACCGTTGGATTACAATCATCGCAGCCTAATATTAATGCAAGCCTGATGGCCACTTCATCTGCTGTACCACCAGCTGTACAACCCAATCAGTGGCACTGGGCGCAGCAACAAACAGGCATAGTCCAACCTGGTCTCCCCGTTCCAcctcaacagcagcagcagcaggctcccCAGAGCTTCCAGACACCAATCGCCGTAGGTAGCAGTAATGGCAACTCTATGCTGTTACCTAATGCAGGTGCACCGGTTGGTCCCGCTGCGGCTGCTTCGGTGGTGAAGGAAACCGTGCCTCCAGAAAGCAAGAAAGGAGAGAAGAAAAATAGTGACGCAGAGGCACATGAAGATGGTGATAATAATAAGAAGAGCAAGGACTCTAAGCAACTGAAGATGTTCAAGGTTGCACTTGCAGACTTTGTGAAGGAAGCCCTGAAGCCAACGTGGAAAGATGGCCAGATGAGCAGGGAGGTCCATAAAACCATCGTGAAGAAGGTTGTCGACAAAGTTACAAGCACTGTAGAAAATACCCCTCCGACCAAAGAGAAGATTGACATCTACATGACCTACTCCAAGGAGAAACTAAATAAACTTGTGCAG GCTTATGTTGGCAAGTATGCCAAGTCGTAA